One part of the [Pantoea] beijingensis genome encodes these proteins:
- the gsiD gene encoding glutathione ABC transporter permease GsiD translates to MKNWRREAALNAMPTVKENRVRTPWREFWRRFRRQHVAMIAGLFVLVLLLLAVVAPAIAPFDAENYFDYDRLNEGPSIMHWLGVDSLGRDIFSRVLVGTRISLIAGFFSVAIGAAIGTALGLLAGYYEGWWDRVIMRICDVLFAFPGILLAIAIVAIMGSGMTNVIVAVAIFSIPAFARLVRGNTLVLKHQTYIESARSIGASDFTIITRHIFPGTVSSIVVYFTMRIGTSIITAASLSFLGLGAQPPTPEWGAMLNEARADMVIAPHVAIFPSLAIFLTVLAFNLLGDGLRDALDPKLKT, encoded by the coding sequence ATGAAAAACTGGCGACGTGAAGCGGCACTTAACGCGATGCCAACGGTAAAAGAAAATCGCGTACGTACGCCGTGGCGGGAATTCTGGCGGCGTTTTCGCCGGCAGCATGTGGCAATGATAGCCGGGTTATTTGTGCTTGTACTGCTGTTGCTGGCCGTGGTTGCCCCGGCAATAGCCCCATTTGACGCAGAAAACTACTTTGATTATGACCGGCTCAACGAAGGGCCATCGATAATGCACTGGCTGGGTGTGGATTCGCTGGGGCGTGATATTTTCAGCAGGGTATTGGTTGGTACGCGTATTTCGTTGATTGCCGGTTTCTTTTCTGTAGCAATCGGTGCCGCGATTGGCACAGCACTTGGTCTGCTTGCGGGGTACTACGAAGGCTGGTGGGATCGCGTTATTATGCGTATCTGCGACGTGTTGTTTGCTTTTCCGGGGATATTGTTGGCCATCGCCATCGTCGCTATTATGGGCAGCGGTATGACCAATGTGATCGTTGCTGTAGCCATATTCAGTATTCCAGCCTTTGCCCGATTGGTTCGCGGCAATACGCTGGTGCTGAAGCATCAAACCTATATCGAATCGGCACGAAGTATTGGCGCATCGGATTTTACGATTATCACGCGCCATATTTTTCCCGGCACGGTGTCATCGATCGTGGTGTATTTTACGATGCGCATTGGCACCTCGATTATCACTGCTGCCAGCCTTTCGTTCCTTGGGTTAGGCGCACAGCCACCGACGCCAGAGTGGGGCGCGATGCTTAACGAGGCGAGGGCCGATATGGTTATTGCACCGCATGTAGCGATATTTCCGAGCCTGGCAATTTTTCTTACCGTGCTGGCCTTTAATCTGTTGGGCGATGGTTTACGTGATGCGTTAGATCCGAAGCTGAAAACCTGA
- the gsiC gene encoding glutathione ABC transporter permease GsiC: MLNYFIKRLLGLIPTLLIVAVLVFLFVHLLPGDPARLIAGQDADASTVAMVRQELGLDQPLPQQFWHFMLNALQGDFGQSLVSRRPVSQEIASRFMPTLWLTLSSMVWAVIFGMAIGIVSAVWRNRWPDRLGMTLAVSGISFPAFALGMLLMQVFSVELGWLPTVGADSWRHYILPSVTLGAAVAAVMARFTRASFVEVMQEDYMRTARAKGVRESLVVVKHGLRNAMIPVITMMGLQFGFLLGGSIVVEVVFNWPGLGRLLVDSVEMRDYPVIQAEVLLFSLEFILINLIVDMLYAAINPAIRYK, from the coding sequence ATGCTTAATTATTTTATTAAACGCTTACTGGGGCTGATTCCCACGCTGCTGATCGTGGCGGTGTTGGTGTTCCTGTTTGTTCACTTGTTGCCTGGCGATCCGGCACGCCTGATTGCCGGACAGGACGCGGATGCGTCAACAGTGGCAATGGTACGTCAGGAGTTAGGGCTGGATCAGCCGTTGCCACAACAGTTCTGGCATTTTATGCTGAATGCCCTTCAGGGGGATTTCGGTCAGTCGCTGGTTTCAAGACGTCCGGTCTCGCAAGAGATTGCCTCACGCTTTATGCCAACGCTATGGCTGACGCTAAGCAGCATGGTATGGGCTGTTATTTTTGGTATGGCGATTGGGATCGTCTCTGCCGTCTGGCGCAATCGTTGGCCCGATCGGTTGGGTATGACGCTGGCCGTATCCGGTATCTCTTTCCCGGCCTTTGCGCTGGGTATGTTACTGATGCAGGTCTTCTCCGTGGAGCTTGGTTGGTTGCCCACCGTGGGAGCCGATAGCTGGCGGCACTATATTTTACCTTCCGTCACGCTGGGCGCTGCTGTGGCTGCGGTGATGGCACGTTTTACCCGTGCTTCTTTTGTTGAGGTGATGCAAGAAGATTACATGCGCACCGCGCGCGCGAAAGGCGTGCGCGAGTCGCTGGTGGTGGTAAAACATGGATTACGTAATGCCATGATACCCGTTATTACCATGATGGGACTGCAGTTTGGTTTTTTACTCGGTGGTTCTATTGTTGTTGAAGTGGTATTTAACTGGCCCGGACTGGGGCGGCTATTGGTTGACTCGGTCGAAATGCGTGATTACCCGGTGATTCAGGCGGAGGTATTACTGTTTTCACTGGAGTTTATTTTGATCAACCTGATTGTCGATATGCTTTATGCGGCGATCAATCCCGCTATTCGTTACAAATAA